One segment of Acidobacteriota bacterium DNA contains the following:
- the nikB gene encoding nickel ABC transporter permease: MTYYLLRRLVQVVPVALLVATLVFSLIHLIPGDPVQMMLGDGAQAADVQALRESLGLDRPLGEQYLEFMTGLFRGDLGESLHYRRPVTELLAEHYPATLELALASMLVALMISLPLGVLAALHKDGVIDQLSRFFSLLGVSIPNFWLGPMLILVFAIYWNLLPVSGREGWASLVLPAITLGTALAGLLTRMVRSSVAEELHRPYLVTAQAKGLRRGQAVVRHALRNALIPVVTIIGLQFGALLTGAIITETIFSWPGLGRLLIQAIRLRDYPLVQGGVLIIAVTYVLVNLLTDLIYALLDPRIRYQEEGA, translated from the coding sequence ATGACCTATTACCTTCTTCGGCGTTTGGTGCAGGTGGTGCCGGTGGCGCTGCTGGTGGCGACGCTAGTTTTCTCCCTCATTCATTTGATTCCCGGGGACCCGGTGCAGATGATGCTGGGGGACGGCGCTCAGGCGGCGGACGTCCAGGCGTTGAGGGAATCCCTGGGGCTGGACCGCCCGCTGGGAGAGCAATATCTGGAGTTCATGACCGGGCTCTTCCGCGGCGACCTGGGAGAGTCCTTGCACTATCGCCGGCCGGTGACGGAGCTGCTGGCGGAGCACTATCCCGCCACCCTCGAGCTGGCGTTGGCGAGCATGTTGGTGGCGTTGATGATCTCTCTGCCGCTGGGAGTGCTGGCGGCACTGCACAAAGACGGGGTGATCGATCAACTCTCCCGGTTCTTTTCGTTGTTGGGGGTTTCCATCCCCAACTTCTGGCTCGGCCCCATGTTGATCCTGGTGTTTGCGATCTATTGGAATCTGCTCCCGGTGTCGGGGCGGGAGGGGTGGGCCAGCCTGGTACTGCCGGCCATTACCTTGGGTACCGCCCTCGCCGGATTGCTCACCCGCATGGTGCGCTCGTCGGTGGCGGAGGAGCTTCATCGGCCTTATCTGGTGACCGCTCAGGCCAAGGGTTTGCGGCGGGGACAGGCGGTTGTGCGTCATGCCCTGCGCAATGCTTTGATTCCGGTGGTGACCATCATCGGTCTGCAATTTGGCGCTCTACTCACCGGCGCCATCATCACCGAGACCATCTTCTCCTGGCCGGGGTTGGGGCGATTGCTGATTCAGGCCATCCGGCTGCGGGACTATCCGTTGGTACAGGGTGGTGTGTTGATCATCGCGGTGACCTATGTGCTGGTGAATCTGCTCACGGATCTGATCTACGCGCTGCTCGATCCGCGCATTCGCTATCAGGAGGAAGGCGCATGA
- a CDS encoding ABC transporter permease, with protein MKIRAHALVGAAVVAAVLLTALLAPWLAPYDPSAQDLERRLEPPTLEHPLGQDELGRDILSRMIYGARVSVGVGLSVVLLAGALGTALGSLSGFVGGRLDTLVMRVSDVFLAFPGILLAIALVAVLGPALRHVVLALVVIGWVGYARLVRGQVLQIREQEFVLAARTTGLRPSRVLWVHVLPNVLPTLMVQASLGMAGAILAEAGLSFLGLGIQPPTPSWGAMINAGRSHLLDAPHLALFPGAAIVLTVLGLNFLGDALVDALNPRLRGELGKLPSST; from the coding sequence ATGAAGATCCGTGCTCATGCCCTGGTCGGGGCGGCGGTGGTGGCGGCGGTGCTCCTGACGGCGCTGCTGGCGCCCTGGCTGGCGCCCTACGATCCCAGCGCCCAGGATCTGGAACGCCGCCTCGAACCCCCGACCTTGGAACATCCGCTGGGGCAGGACGAGTTGGGTCGGGACATTCTTTCGAGAATGATTTACGGGGCCCGGGTGTCGGTGGGAGTGGGTCTTTCGGTGGTGCTCCTGGCGGGAGCTTTGGGGACCGCTTTGGGATCCCTATCAGGTTTCGTGGGCGGTCGCTTGGATACCCTGGTGATGCGCGTTTCCGATGTCTTCCTAGCCTTTCCGGGGATCCTCCTAGCCATCGCTTTGGTGGCGGTTCTGGGGCCGGCTCTGCGCCATGTGGTGCTGGCGTTGGTGGTCATCGGCTGGGTGGGGTACGCACGGTTGGTGCGGGGTCAGGTGCTGCAAATCCGGGAACAAGAATTCGTCCTCGCCGCCCGGACTACAGGGCTACGACCGTCGCGGGTGCTGTGGGTCCACGTATTGCCCAACGTGCTGCCGACACTGATGGTGCAGGCGAGCTTGGGAATGGCGGGAGCCATTCTGGCGGAGGCCGGGCTTTCGTTTCTCGGTTTGGGCATCCAACCCCCTACCCCTTCCTGGGGAGCGATGATCAATGCCGGCCGCAGCCATCTCTTGGATGCGCCGCATTTGGCGCTCTTCCCCGGCGCTGCCATCGTGCTCACCGTGCTGGGATTGAATTTCTTGGGCGATGCACTGGTCGACGCGCTCAATCCGCGGCTGCGGGGGGAGTTGGGGAAGCTCCCTTCCTCTACTTGA
- a CDS encoding MerR family transcriptional regulator: MLTLTEVSKRTGISMPTLQRYKKNYQDRIPSEGKGRMQRYPEEALEVFEEIKKENISKRGRPRKESSGDGGSKRRGRKTRSRRKARRSAAKKKAEAASDDQGEELLTLTEISKRTGISYPTLSRYVKQHSSRLKSKGKGRSRRYYPEAVEVFEEIRSQSRRGRGRSKSTGSSRSSSTSRVTSSGSSKADRDVVKRLAAIERQLKAIEKKLDKPVQLTLKRR, from the coding sequence TTGCTTACACTTACTGAGGTTTCAAAACGAACGGGCATCTCGATGCCCACACTCCAGCGATACAAGAAAAACTACCAGGACCGGATCCCTTCGGAAGGCAAAGGCCGCATGCAGCGGTATCCGGAAGAGGCCTTGGAGGTTTTCGAAGAGATCAAGAAGGAGAACATCTCCAAGCGTGGCCGGCCGCGCAAGGAGAGTAGCGGCGATGGTGGTTCGAAGCGCAGAGGGCGCAAGACCCGCAGTCGCCGCAAGGCCCGCCGGAGCGCCGCCAAGAAGAAGGCGGAAGCGGCGAGCGACGATCAGGGCGAGGAGCTTCTGACCCTCACCGAGATCAGCAAGCGTACCGGTATTTCTTATCCCACTCTTTCCCGCTATGTGAAACAGCACAGCTCGCGGCTGAAGAGCAAGGGCAAGGGCCGTAGCCGGCGCTACTATCCGGAAGCGGTGGAGGTGTTCGAAGAGATTCGTTCCCAGAGCCGCCGTGGCCGTGGCCGCAGCAAGTCCACCGGCTCCAGCAGGTCCTCCTCTACCAGTCGGGTCACTTCTTCCGGCAGCAGCAAGGCGGATCGGGATGTGGTCAAGCGCCTGGCCGCCATCGAGCGCCAGCTGAAGGCGATCGAGAAGAAGCTCGACAAGCCGGTTCAGCTGACCCTCAAGCGGCGCTGA